The Halictus rubicundus isolate RS-2024b unplaced genomic scaffold, iyHalRubi1_principal scaffold0180, whole genome shotgun sequence sequence taggataggaaagagaataggatataggattggataggatagcggataggataggatagaggattggataggataggagataggaaacgatagaggataggataggatagagaataggatataggagtggataggatagaggatagaataggatagaggataggataggatagaggataggatatgatacaggataggataggatagaggataggataggatacaggataggataggatagaggataggatatgatagaggataggataggatagaggataggataggatagaggataggataggatagaggataggataggatagaggatacgatataggatttaataggatagaggataggataggatagaggataggataggatagaggatgggataggatagaggataggataggatagaggataggataggatagaggataggatagaggataggataggatagaggataggataggatagaggataggataggatagaggataggataggatagaggataggataggatagaggataggataggatagaggataggataggatagaggatacgatataggatttaataggatagaggataggatacgatagaggatacgataggatagaggataggataggatagagaataggataggatagaggaaaggataggatagaggataggataggatagaggataggataggatagaggatgggataggatagaggataatataggatagaggataggataggatagaggataggataggatagaggataggataggatagagcataggataggatagaggataggataggatagaggataggataggatagaggataggataggatagaggataggataggatagaggataagataagatagaggataggataggataaaggatagaatatgatagaagataggataggatagatggtaggatacggtagaggataggtgtaggagctcgcgttgggcgacggttttatggcaggggccttgacatttgccagcggacccggtacgtgacttttcgtagtttggctacggcgatgggcctgtcatcgccacttGGAGAATAACGTTACCGTACGTGCCTGGGTCCCGTCAATGCGtcccttgtcataaaacactcgaaactgttcgccccttaggctcagcgcatccgggtgcttgaaattgcagtttgtatagtttgcagatgtttggaaaaacccagggttcggtcgccaagcgtgtgtggccttggcgcgcactgggcctgcttcaagcacccaggccctagatcctcccaccaaatcCCCGAAGCAGGGTTAAAAAGCTAGAATGGTGGGGAGAACGGAGGTGAGATTTCTGGTGACGCGCGTTCTCCCAagcagatcgctctggaagtccaactagcGCAGTATAGTTCCTTAGTTATCtagtttgtagcctcgacgggatttggctccttccagcagctttctcgcatcattagttgaattatagttggtttaatacattctcgcattcgattcatttattttccttccgaccattggaaggtggtccttcgaactagcagtagttaattagcgggcacctcgcagtgcaaaaacatCACAGGTCCGAAAGATCACCCAAGGATCAACCACGGGCATAAACATTTGGTCCTACGAGCCGGATCGATATACTTGGAAACACCACATCAGCAAGGAACCTGCGTCTTTGGAAGCCTTGGCCACCGACTTACATCCAGTGAGGCGCCAGTGTGTGACGACTACAATCACCACCCCCCTGGACGTGATAGCGGCAAGCGGTGTGCAGCTTCGAGGGCAGAAACGTTTGGTCCTTCAGGATTTCGACGACAAGGAATCTTGAAGCAGCTTCAGTCTACCAACCCTTTCGAAGGCCTCCATTCTGAGTTGTACATCCAGTGAGGCGCCAGTGTGTGACTGCACGTTCACCACCCCCCTGGACGTGATAGAAGCAACCAGTGTGCAGCTTCGAGGGACGTAGAAACCATCGGCTTGGACCAGGACAGCGACGGAGGTGCTGGAAGTCATCGTCGTACCATACGACATTCGGACTGCAGCATATTGGATCTCCGAGGATCACGTTTCGGCGGCAGTCGCCATTGTTCCTGCAGCAGTGAGAAGGCATCGCCGGTGATACACCCTGGACGCATCGTGGCTGCCAGGACATCGACGAGCATCCACTGGAAGGATCCACTGAGGCTGGTTGTCAACGTTGATCCACTCCTGTCTAATTCGTGAGTCCATTCCTCtttgttttagtttgttttttGATCGTGCACAAAATGGATTCCCTCAAATCATTAGTAAATGAACGCGGAGCCATAAAGGCAAAATTGACAATCTTCCGGAAATTCGTTGAGTCAGCCGACGTGTCCGCGGATGTAGTTGCCTTCGAGAAGCGCGTTCGGgccaatgaaaatatttatgaaaagttCGATGCGGTGCAATCGCGAATAGAAGCGGCCGTCGTAACTACTCCCGACCAGGAGCCGCAGTTAGCAGAGCGCGAGAAATTCGAAGATGCGTATTTTAGAGCCATTTCAAAGGCAGAAAATCGTTTGATACAAGCTCGCGGTGAAGCAGGTCCTAGTTCCTCCATTATAAATAGTGATACACCGACACCTTCCGCTTCACACCCCTCATCACGCCTACCGGTTTTGAAATTGACTACTTTCGACGGCGATTTTAGTCAATGGATTCGGTTTCGGGACACATTCTGTTCATTAGTTCACGATGCTGAGGGGTTGAACGACATAGATAGGTTTAACTATTTGGTCTCAGCATTGTCAGGGTCAGCAGCGAGAACGATAGAATCCTTTAGTATTTCCTCCGCGAATTATAAATTAGCGTGGTCTCGATTAAGGGAGCGATACGATGATCCGAAGGGTCTAATCGCGCACCACATAAATTCTCTTCTAGACATAGAACCCATTAGGAAACCAAGTGGCAAGGCACTTGGCCAACTAGTAGATACGGCGGTAAATAATTTGAGCGCtctcaataaattattaaaacccGAGAAGGTATTGGAAGCCTTCGTCAGCGCCTGCGTAACCCGAAAGTTAGACAACGTGTCTTGCGATGAGTAGGAGAAACGCGCGATGGAATCGCGCGACATTCCTCCGTTCAAGGAATTATCGCGATTCTTAGAACAGCGATCACAACATCTCGCGCGAAAGGAAACCACCCGCCCAGTAGGCAGCAACGTTTTGGTCGAGCGCAACATAATTAGTAAGCCACGCGAGAACAGACAAAAATCCTACGTGGCAGCATCTCATGTCGCTAGCAGACCAAAGCAATGTCTGCTATGTGACACTGAGCACACGCTGCAAAATTGCCCCAAGTTTCTGGCCATGTCCTTTCCGGAAAGGCACGCCGCGGTTAAACGGTCTCGGGCATGTTTCaattgtttaggtttaggaCATGGTGTCGGATCATGTACTCGCGGTAATTGTAGGAAGTGTGGCACAAAGCACCACACCCTGTTGCATAGGGAGCATGTCTCCACCGAGGAACCAAACTTGGTATCAGACAACGCGGTTTCCTCCACCTCCCATGTGACACAATCATTCGTCGCAAAATCGGCTAGCGCGCCTTCGGATTACACGGTGTTGTCGACCGCGGTAGTTTTTGTACTAGACAAACAAGGGCAACGCCATAAATGCCGCGCTTTGTTGGACGTGGGCTCACAAGCCAACTTCATCAGCCGGGCATTTTGTGAGCGCGTTGCACTGCCTCGCCGGTCCGTCGAGACAATGGTCGGCGGTTTGGGGCGAGCGCAGCACCCGATCAAGTCGAGAACATCATTTGAAATAGCGTCGAGTTCGGGCAACTTCCATGCTAATCTATCGTGCTTGGTGATAGACAGCATCACCGAAGAGATGCCGAACATCCCTCTGAGTCGTGTCAAGGTGCCGATACCATCGGGAATCTTTCCGGCAGATCCCGAGTTTTCCCAGTCAGGCCGCGTCGATCTATTGATAGGTGCCGGTCTCTTCTGGGATTTATTGTGTGTTGGCCAGGTAAAGACCGGCCTGGGTAATTTAGTGTGGCAAAAGACACGGCTCGGATGGGTTTTAGGCGGTAGTTTGCAGTGGCCAAGGTCAACACCTCAGAACAGTCGAGTTCGTGCTTACCACGCGGTAACAAACGATCAATTGGAAAAATCGATCGCGCGATTTTGGGAGGTGGAGGAAATAGGCAACCCCGGTGCGATCAAAAATAGCGACCCGTCTGAGGATCATTTCCAACACAATACTACCCGCGATGAACAGGGACGGTTTATAGTCGCTCTCCCATTTAACGATAGAATAGTAGAATTAGGCGAATCGTGGTCGCAAGCGGAGAAACGACTCCTTAATATAGAAAGGAAATTTAGAAGAAATCCCGACTTCGGCAAGCAATACAGAGAGTTCCTTCGTGAGTACATCGAACTAGGGCACATGAGCAGATCAGACGTTGAAAATGTAAGTGGAGTCGGAAACAGTTACTATTTGCCACATCATGCTGTGATGAAGGAGAGTAGTACGACTACCAAACTTCGTGTTGTCTTTGATGGTTCTGCGAAAACCTCCACGGGAATCTCCTTGAATGACGCGCAACTCATAGGACGACCGGTACAGGACGAGTTGTTCAGCATATTAATTAGATTTAGAGAGCATAGAATAGTACTTTCGGCagatatcgcaaaaatgtacCGTCAAGTCTTAGTACGACCAGAAGACCGTAAATATCAACAGATTCTTTGGCGTTTTAGTGAGGACGAGAGTATACGTGCATACTCCCTCAATACAGTGACCTACGGCACTGCCTCCGCTTCATATCTAGCCACACGCGCCTTGCAGCAGGTAGGCAAGGACTGCTCGCAATCGCATCCTTCTGCCAGCGAAAAAATCCTGAAGGATTTTTATGTCGATGACCTGCTGACGGGCTGTGAGACCGTCAAGGAAGCCGCCGAACTGCGGGATTCTCTAACGCGGGTTTTAGCGCAAGCTGGCTTTCCGTTGAGGAAGTGGGCGAGCAATGACCCAAAAGTAATCAGTCACGATAGCGGTGATACACAGCGTTTAGAATTTAAGGCGCTTGATAGAGAGACCAAAACGTTGGGCTTATTGTGGTACGCGTCCAACGACGAACTAGGCTACACGGGTAGCAACACACACACTCTTCGGGTAACGAAACGTCAAGTGCTGTCGGAAGTGGCTCAAATCTTCGACCCGTTGGGACTTATCGGTCCAATAACGGTCAAGGCCAAGCTTTTCATGCAGGGTTTGTGGCTAAATAAAGTAGGGTGGGATGAAAGTCTGCCCCAAGATCTTTACTCCCAATGGCTGTCATATAGAATTGAGCTGGCTGAGCCATCCTCCGTACGCGTCCCTCGGCGAGTGCTATCATCTCAACGAGACATAGAGTTGCACGGTTTCTCGGATGCCTCAGAACGGGCATATGGAGCTGCCGTATACCTGCGTTCGAGAGCCGAAGGGGGATCGTGGGTCGCGCGGCTATTGTGTGCCAAGTCACGGGTGGCCCCTTTGAAAACGATTAGTTTACCGCGACTAGAACTGTGCGGTGCAGTTTTATTGGCCCAATTATTGACAAAGGTACGGGAATCGTTGCATACTCAGCCAGCTCGCGAACATTGTTGGACCGACAGTCAGGTGGCTTAGCTTGGATCAGGGATAGGCCGAGTAGATGGAAAACTTTCGTCGCAAACCGAGCCGCCGAAGTCCAAACACTAACGGCAGTTAGCAGTTGGTCGCACGTAGCATCAGCTGACAACCCGGCAGATCTCCTATCTCGGGGTACGGCACTGTCGGTCCTCAAGGGTAGCGACTTGTGGTGGTACGGTCCAAGTTGGCTAGCCGCCGACGACGTGGAGTGGCCTCACCATAAGTCGACTGCAATTGAAGTACCGGAAGAACGCCCGATACGGATTGTACAATTAGCCTCCTCGGTCAATCCCGATCCCCTAGTGATGACTTTAGTCACACGGTATTCTAATTACAACAAGTTAATTCGAGTCATAGCTTATATACTTAGATTTATTGGCAACGCTCGAATTAAACGAACAAACGTGGATTCTGCGGAAATGCAAGTGCGCCCCTTGTGCGTGGCTGAGCTTGAGTCGGCTGAACGCGTAGTCATCAAAACCACGCAGAATCACGCTTTCGGCACGGACATACATGAATTGAAGTCGGAACGATCCCCGCACAAAAATAGTCCATTGTTGTCGCTGCGGCCCTTTCTTGATGAACACGGAATCCTTAGGGTGGGCGGACGTCTCCAGAACGCCCCCTTAGACTACTCTCAGAAGCACCCGATCATAATTCCAAGCTCAGGTGCATTGGCAGGTTTATTAGTAAGACGCGAGCACCTGCGTTTGTTGCACGCCGGGTGCCAACAAACCCTCGCGTCCCTGCATTCACAGTATTGGTTGATCTCCGGTAGGCGTGTTACTAGAAAGGTCCTGAGGAGCTGCATAAAATGTTTCAAATCAAACCCTCATTGTTCACAGCCGCAAATGGGCAATTTACCTGCCGACCGCGTCACCCCGGCACGCGCCTTTGCTACCTGCGGAGTAGACTACGCCGGTCCCTTTCTTCTAGTCGATCGCGGACGCGCCCGTACGGTCAGGAAGGCCTACATTTGTTTGTTCGTGTGCCTGGTGACCAAGGCGGTTCACATTGAATTAGCTGTAGATCTGTCGACCGACGCTTTCTTGAATTGCTTCCACCGGTTCGTTTTGCGCCGTGGTAAATGCCGTGCCATCTACTCCGACAATGGCACAAATTTTGTTGGCGCGCGTAATGAATTGCGGGAACTCGGCATTCTGCTATCCTCACGCTCGCACAACGATAGGCTTACGGAAGAATTGGCTCAACAACACATAGAATGGCGCCTCATTCCCCCACGTGCTCCACACTTTGGAGGACTGTGGGAGCGATGCGTCAGATCAGTAAAGACGCATATGAAGCGCGTCATAGGTGAGCAGAAGCTTACATTTGAGGAATTGTATACGATCCTAATACAAATTGAAGCATGCCTCAACTCCCGACCACTACATCCTTTGTCTTCCGATCCAGCCGATCTAAATCCTCTCACGCCCGGCCACTTCCTCGTGGGAGAGGCGTTGACAGCCATTCCACAGGCCGACCTTGGCCATATACCGGAAAATCGTCTTAACAGATTTCAGTTGATGCAGCAACTCTCGCAGCATTTTTGGAAGCGGTGGCAGCGGGATTACCTCCATGCCCTACAACAGCGCCAGAAATGGAGGCTTGGATCGCCTGACGCTCCAACGATCGGAGCAATGGTCCTCATCAAGGAGGACAACCTGCCACCCATGAAGTGGGCCTTGGCGCGCATCCTAGAGGTACATCCTGGCCAAGATGGAATTGTCCGCGTGGTTTCCATCCGTACCGCCACCGGAACCCTCAAAAGGCCCACCACCAAGATTTGTTTGTTACCAAGTGCTGAGGATACTTCCGTTTAGTAGTTGTTTAAGTGTTTTGTATCATATAGTTTTAGCCTTCTTTGTTTTAGTAGTTTGTTCCCCTTAGCATATCTTTCCACTGTTAAATCTAGTCATACGCATAACTTAGCTATTATGGTCTAAGtctgtatattcatgtatatatttctgCATATTTCTGTTGGGTAATTTTATTAGGTATTTTCGGTATTATTTACTTGAACTCGATTAGTTCAAGGTGGGCGGtatgtaggggctcgcgttgggcgacggttttatggcaggggccttgacatttgccagcggacccggtacgtgacttttcgtagtttggctacggcgatgggcctgtcatcgccacttAGATAATAACgttaccgtccgtgcctgggtctcgtcaatgcatcccttgtcataaaacactagaaaccgttcgccccttaggctcagcgcatccGATTGCTTGAAATTGCAGTTTGTATAGTTTGCAGATgtttggaaaaacccagggttcggtcgccaagcgtgtgtggccttggcgcgccctgggcctgcttcaagcacccagcccctagatcctcccaccaaatcCCCGAAGCAGGGTTAAAAAGCTAGAATGGTGGGGAGAACGGAGGTGAGATTTCTGGTGACGCGCGTTCTCCCAagcagatcgctctggaagtccaactagcGCAGTATAGTTCCTTAGTTATCtagtttgtagcctcgacgggatttggctccttccagcagctttctcgcatcattagttgaattatagttggtttaatacattctcgctttcgattcatttattttccttccgaccattggaaggtggtccttcgaactagcagtagttaattagcgggcacctcgcagtgcaaaaacatcacaggtccgaaagatcacccaaggatcaaccacgggcataaacaataggataggatagaggatactataggatagaggatactataggatagaggataggataggatggaagataggatgggatagaggatatgataagatagaagataggataggatagaggataggataggatggaggataggatagaacagagggtaggataggatagaggataggataggatagaggataggatacgatagaggattggatagaatacaggatattataggatagaggataggataggatagaggatattataggatagacgataggataggatagaggatgggataggatagaggatacgctaggatacaggataggataggacagaggataggataggttagaggataggataggataaacgatagaataggatagattgttggataggatagaggataggataggatacaggatatgataggatagggaataggataggattgaggataggatagtatagaggataggatagaggattggataggatagtggatattatgtaatagaggataggataggataccggatagtataggatagagtataggatagggtagaggataggat is a genomic window containing:
- the LOC143363949 gene encoding uncharacterized protein LOC143363949, whose amino-acid sequence is MDSLKSLVNERGAIKAKLTIFRKFVESADVSADVVAFEKRVRANENIYEKFDAVQSRIEAAVVTTPDQEPQLAEREKFEDAYFRAISKAENRLIQARGEAGPSSSIINIHDAEGLNDIDRFNYLVSALSGSAARTIESFSISSANYKLAWSRLRERYDDPKGLIAHHINSLLDIEPIRKPSGKALGQLVDTAVNNLSALNKLLKPEKEKRAMESRDIPPFKELSRFLEQRSQHLARKETTRPVGSNVLVERNIISKPRENRQKSYVAASHVASRPKQCLLCDTEHTLQNCPKFLAMSFPERHAAVKRSRACFNCLGLGHGVGSCTRGNCRKCGTKHHTLLHREHVSTEEPNLVSDNAVSSTSHVTQSFVAKSASAPSDYTVLSTAVVFVLDKQGQRHKCRALLDVGSQANFISRAFCERVALPRRSVETMVGGLGRAQHPIKSRTSFEIASSSGNFHANLSCLVIDSITEEMPNIPLSRVKVPIPSGIFPADPEFSQSGRVDLLIGAGLFWDLLCVGQVKTGLGNLVWQKTRLGWVLGGSLQWPRSTPQNSRVRAYHAVTNDQLEKSIARFWEVEEIGNPGAIKNSDPSEDHFQHNTTRDEQGRFIVALPFNDRIVELGESWSQAEKRLLNIERKFRRNPDFGKQYREFLREYIELGHMSRSDVENVSGVGNSYYLPHHAVMKESSTTTKLRVVFDGSAKTSTGISLNDAQLIGRPVQDELFSILIRFREHRIVLSADIAKMYRQVLVRPEDRKYQQILWRFSEDESIRAYSLNTVTYGTASASYLATRALQQVGKDCSQSHPSASEKILKDFYVDDLLTGCETVKEAAELRDSLTRVLAQAGFPLRKWASNDPKVISHDSGDTQRLEFKALDRETKTLGLLWYASNDELGYTGSNTHTLRVTKRQVLSEVAQIFDPLGLIGPITVKAKLFMQELSWLSHPPYASLGECYHLNET
- the LOC143363950 gene encoding uncharacterized protein LOC143363950 → MQVRPLCVAELESAERVVIKTTQNHAFGTDIHELKSERSPHKNSPLLSLRPFLDEHGILRVGGRLQNAPLDYSQKHPIIIPSSGALAGLLVRREHLRLLHAGCQQTLASLHSQYWLISGRRVTRKVLRSCIKCFKSNPHCSQPQMGNLPADRVTPARAFATCGVDYAGPFLLVDRGRARTVRKAYICLFVCLVTKAVHIELAVDLSTDAFLNCFHRFVLRRGKCRAIYSDNGTNFVGARNELRELGILLSSRSHNDRLTEELAQQHIEWRLIPPRAPHFGGLWERCVRSVKTHMKRVIGEQKLTFEELYTILIQIEACLNSRPLHPLSSDPADLNPLTPGHFLVGEALTAIPQADLGHIPENRLNRFQLMQQLSQHFWKRWQRDYLHALQQRQKWRLGSPDAPTIGAMVLIKEDNLPPMKWALARILEVHPGQDGIVRVVSIRTATGTLKRPTTKICLLPSAEDTSV